The following are encoded together in the Xanthomonas vesicatoria ATCC 35937 genome:
- a CDS encoding GH92 family glycosyl hydrolase: MLSVVPPNRSTARAALPPFWRRAAAGLFLLGVTLAGPLAAQDPAQVNTFIGSKDDGNTFPGASAPFGLVQVSPIGAHYAGWRYDDPSIRGFGHSFLSGAGCWEQGGQVSILPVTGRIGPGGDFDTADAKAFDQKRYAARYTHEGEVGQAGYYKVRLTDYGGIDAEASALTRAAVERYTFAPGADTGHVLVNVAQANDRHVVIGSQVQLVGDRVVEGKLVTQSFCGGHEYTTWFRLEFNRPFTAHGIWGEDGGVPGARHGMGGELKPNGAWLSFPLGTGKDARAVTVVSAISHVDAEGARSNLRADGMQGGTLLSLEQMRQRAQQVWRRELASLQLDGASKDDRSVAYTALYHALLQPLTGSDADGRYRGYDDAIHRADGWTYYEYFSLWDTYRSQNQLLALLRPQRARDIGRSLLAIHQQGGWLPRWGYANYDTNIMTGDPVTPFLVDLWRFGALQGNEAEAYAALRQNAFGQPPINSRHAGRSGNASYLANGFVQYDRAFPSKGMDVDPHHGGSATLEYALADCALAQMAQALDHADDSTQLRARGGNWHHVWDATVRDADTGFAGFPRPRLEDGSWYAPSNDQYSPRSQHGFHEGTAWQYQWLVQQDIPGMLQAMQGSEQAGKRLDTFFAYEDLLKDPLNGARTHWVVGPYSYYNQYRYNPNNEPDLHAPWMYTLIGQPWKTATVVRAAQQLFTNAPNGVTGNDDLGTMSAWYLFSALGLYPAVPGSGEFLLHTPRFKRATLDLGNGKRLRIDAPGADGRALQYVEGVRLNGKPQTKVFLDWAQLQQGGTVSFALTRQAPTQGWGTQADALPTSFCATPAAAQ, translated from the coding sequence ATGCTGTCAGTCGTACCGCCCAACCGTTCTACCGCACGTGCCGCGCTGCCGCCGTTCTGGCGCCGCGCCGCCGCCGGCCTGTTCCTGCTCGGTGTCACCCTTGCCGGCCCGTTGGCTGCGCAGGACCCGGCGCAGGTCAACACCTTCATCGGCAGCAAGGACGACGGCAATACCTTCCCTGGTGCATCGGCACCGTTCGGCCTGGTCCAGGTCAGCCCGATCGGTGCGCACTACGCCGGCTGGCGCTATGACGACCCCAGCATCCGCGGCTTCGGGCATTCGTTCCTGTCCGGCGCCGGATGCTGGGAACAGGGCGGGCAGGTGTCGATCCTGCCGGTGACCGGCCGCATCGGCCCCGGCGGCGACTTCGATACCGCCGATGCCAAGGCCTTCGACCAGAAACGCTACGCCGCGCGTTATACGCATGAGGGCGAAGTGGGGCAGGCCGGCTACTACAAGGTGCGGCTCACCGATTACGGCGGCATCGATGCCGAAGCCAGCGCGCTCACCCGCGCCGCGGTCGAGCGCTATACCTTCGCGCCCGGTGCCGACACCGGCCATGTGCTGGTCAACGTGGCCCAGGCCAATGACCGCCACGTGGTGATCGGCAGCCAGGTGCAGCTGGTCGGCGACCGCGTGGTCGAAGGCAAGCTGGTCACGCAAAGTTTTTGCGGGGGCCACGAATACACCACCTGGTTCCGGCTGGAATTCAATCGCCCGTTCACCGCGCACGGCATCTGGGGCGAAGACGGCGGCGTGCCCGGCGCGCGCCACGGCATGGGCGGCGAACTCAAACCCAATGGTGCCTGGCTCAGCTTCCCGCTGGGCACCGGCAAGGACGCGCGTGCAGTGACCGTGGTCAGCGCCATCTCGCACGTGGATGCCGAAGGCGCACGCAGCAATCTACGCGCCGATGGCATGCAGGGCGGCACGCTGCTGAGCCTGGAGCAGATGCGCCAGCGCGCGCAGCAGGTCTGGCGCAGGGAACTGGCCAGCCTGCAGCTGGACGGTGCCAGCAAAGACGATCGCAGCGTGGCCTACACCGCGCTGTACCACGCGTTGTTGCAACCGCTCACCGGCAGCGATGCCGATGGCCGCTACCGTGGCTACGACGATGCCATCCACCGCGCCGACGGCTGGACCTACTACGAGTATTTTTCGCTGTGGGACACCTATCGCTCGCAGAACCAGTTGCTCGCCCTGCTGCGCCCGCAGCGCGCGCGCGATATCGGCCGCTCGCTGCTGGCCATCCACCAGCAGGGCGGCTGGCTGCCGCGCTGGGGCTATGCCAACTACGACACCAACATCATGACCGGCGATCCGGTGACGCCCTTCCTGGTCGACCTGTGGCGCTTCGGCGCGCTGCAGGGCAACGAGGCCGAGGCCTACGCCGCGCTACGCCAGAATGCCTTCGGCCAACCGCCGATCAATTCGCGGCATGCGGGGCGCTCGGGTAACGCGAGTTATCTCGCCAACGGCTTCGTGCAATACGACCGCGCGTTTCCGTCCAAGGGGATGGACGTGGACCCGCACCACGGCGGCTCGGCCACGCTGGAATACGCGCTGGCCGATTGCGCACTGGCACAGATGGCCCAGGCGCTGGACCATGCCGACGACAGCACGCAGTTGCGTGCGCGCGGCGGCAACTGGCATCACGTCTGGGACGCCACCGTGCGCGATGCCGACACCGGCTTTGCCGGCTTCCCGCGTCCACGGCTGGAAGACGGCAGCTGGTACGCGCCGTCCAACGACCAGTACAGCCCACGCTCGCAGCACGGCTTCCACGAGGGCACCGCCTGGCAATACCAGTGGCTGGTGCAGCAGGACATCCCCGGCATGCTGCAGGCGATGCAGGGCAGCGAACAGGCAGGCAAACGCCTGGACACCTTCTTCGCCTACGAGGACCTGCTCAAGGACCCGCTCAATGGTGCGCGCACGCATTGGGTGGTCGGCCCGTATAGCTATTACAACCAGTACCGCTACAACCCCAACAACGAACCCGACCTGCATGCGCCGTGGATGTACACGCTGATCGGCCAGCCGTGGAAGACCGCCACCGTGGTGCGCGCCGCGCAGCAGTTGTTCACCAACGCGCCCAATGGCGTCACCGGCAACGACGACCTCGGCACGATGTCGGCCTGGTACCTGTTCAGCGCGCTAGGCCTGTATCCGGCAGTGCCGGGCAGCGGCGAATTCCTGCTGCATACCCCGCGCTTCAAACGCGCCACGCTGGACCTGGGCAACGGCAAACGCTTGCGCATCGACGCCCCTGGCGCCGATGGCCGCGCGCTGCAATACGTGGAAGGCGTGCGCTTGAACGGCAAACCGCAGACCAAGGTCTTCCTGGACTGGGCGCAGTTGCAGCAGGGTGGCACGGTGTCGTTTGCGCTCACCAGGCAGGCACCTACGCAAGGCTGGGGCACTCAAGCGGATGCACTCCCGACCTCGTTCTGCGCCACGCCTGCAGCAGCGCAGTGA
- a CDS encoding amino acid permease, translated as MSSWLRRKSIDQVTVHEAGRQLVRSLSWPHLIALGIGAIVGTGIYTLIGVGADKAGPAVLLSFVAAGIVCACAALAYAEMATMMPAAGSAYTYSYTALGESIAWVVGWSLVLEYSLVVSTVAVGWSGYFVGFLQWLGVNLPHALIAGPHAGGIVNLPAVVITFLVAGMLMAGTKESATLNAVLVVLKIIALGVFVAIALPAFNSANLQPFMPYGFSKAMSPDGVERGVMAAAAIIFFAFYGFDAISTAAEETKNPGRDLSIGIVGSMIGCTLIYVLVALSAVGAMSFTVFGKSPEPLALILRELGHGKAALVIGAVAIIALPTVLLAFLYGQSRIFFVMSRDGLLPRGLSKVNARTGTPVAITLFTAVLVAALAGVARLDEIAALANAGTLAAFTAVAACLLVLRVREPTRARAFRTPLAWVVGPVAILGCLYLFWSLPSTTQGWFLVWNALGVVVYLAYGRRNSRLNQAG; from the coding sequence ATGTCGTCTTGGCTCAGGCGCAAATCCATCGATCAGGTCACCGTGCACGAGGCCGGCCGGCAACTGGTGCGCAGCCTGAGTTGGCCGCATCTGATCGCACTCGGTATCGGCGCCATCGTCGGCACCGGCATCTACACGCTGATCGGCGTGGGCGCGGACAAGGCCGGCCCGGCAGTATTGCTGTCCTTCGTTGCCGCCGGCATCGTCTGCGCCTGCGCAGCGCTGGCGTATGCGGAAATGGCCACGATGATGCCGGCCGCCGGCAGTGCTTACACCTACAGCTACACCGCGCTGGGCGAGAGCATCGCCTGGGTGGTGGGCTGGAGCCTGGTGCTGGAATATTCGCTGGTGGTCAGCACCGTGGCGGTGGGCTGGTCGGGCTATTTCGTCGGGTTCCTGCAGTGGTTGGGGGTCAATCTGCCGCATGCATTGATTGCCGGGCCGCACGCCGGCGGCATCGTGAACCTGCCGGCGGTGGTGATCACTTTCCTGGTGGCGGGCATGTTGATGGCCGGCACCAAGGAGAGCGCCACGCTCAATGCGGTGCTGGTGGTGCTGAAGATCATTGCGTTGGGTGTGTTCGTGGCGATTGCCTTGCCGGCGTTCAACAGCGCCAACCTGCAACCGTTCATGCCGTACGGTTTCTCCAAGGCGATGAGCCCGGATGGCGTGGAGCGCGGGGTGATGGCGGCCGCGGCGATCATCTTCTTTGCGTTCTACGGGTTCGATGCGATTTCCACCGCGGCCGAAGAGACCAAGAACCCGGGGCGCGACCTGTCGATCGGCATCGTCGGTTCGATGATCGGCTGCACGCTGATCTATGTGCTGGTGGCGTTGTCGGCGGTGGGTGCGATGAGCTTCACCGTGTTCGGCAAGAGCCCGGAGCCGTTGGCCTTGATCCTGCGCGAACTGGGCCATGGCAAGGCGGCGTTGGTGATCGGTGCGGTGGCGATCATCGCGCTGCCGACGGTGTTGCTGGCGTTCCTGTACGGGCAGAGCCGGATCTTCTTTGTGATGTCGCGCGACGGGCTGTTGCCGCGCGGCCTGTCCAAGGTCAACGCACGCACCGGCACGCCGGTGGCGATCACGCTATTCACGGCGGTGCTGGTGGCGGCGTTGGCGGGTGTGGCGCGGCTGGACGAGATTGCCGCGCTGGCCAATGCCGGCACGTTGGCCGCGTTTACGGCGGTGGCCGCATGCCTGCTGGTGTTGCGCGTGCGCGAGCCAACCCGAGCGCGGGCATTCCGCACGCCGCTGGCCTGGGTGGTGGGACCGGTGGCGATCCTGGGCTGCCTGTATCTGTTCTGGAGCCTGCCGAGCACCACGCAGGGCTGGTTCCTGGTGTGGAACGCATTGGGCGTGGTGGTCTACCTGGCCTATGGGCGGCGCAATAGCCGGCTAAACCAAGCGGGGTGA
- a CDS encoding TonB-dependent receptor plug domain-containing protein has product MTAFRHCRPTVLSQALLLASLSPLSALAQQAAEPQQLDAVTVTGSRIKRVQAEGPAPVQIIGSEEIRAQGFTTVYDMLGTLNQAIGTVEADVSWGSHTPNASPLNLRNLGPNRSLLLVNGRRVADYPLPYNGQSNVSNYSNIPAAAVDRVEVLTGGASAIYGSDAIAGVVNVILKQNYSGDQFRMRGGTSTEGGRDTADVSWAGGRTGDNWSVTYALQYTSRDPLFGRDRPQMDDASDAPYSAWTTEQRRVGFRPSSGIALIDNATGTRQAPPPGACDQFGGEYYLADRLLYNRNTGVTTNTGQLCGLSADYGQWLLRSGSKDLSGYLYGTWEFGNGAQAWTNLAVFDSEAQWGTSPPYVQLPAGLDFPAFYDVTSGQQLIGVRQFTAAEVGSQAGLRNRNRERSWDISVGLRGTLADDRFDWEASLGRSYYRVQERISTVDWQRANAYFLGPQQGTVDGLPAYALDRTRWWTPLTPGQYAQIGAHSVNRAASWVNQGALSLSGRLFEGWAGPIEFAAVVEAAQQGYRLNPDPRANVDYEVQNVDRGGGERTRYSGGLEFSVPLTTTLIATLAGRYDRYGDYKAFNDDANLLNIGTQKESTWSAGLQWRPIDSLLLRGSYATSFRAPDMHYLLGQPSSAQVRTQDQYRCIASGAYQTNNCTGDNTEVTYPFAINRRGTPDLESELGNSWTVGFVWDAFENVSFTADYWRIHLNEEIRDIDETTILRDEAGCRTGLTITPGQAWSNPGGADYCASILARVQRNAAGAITAIERGPINLAQRDVSGIDLSARYQLKTGVGDFQLGLDYTNLRSMREQTYRTDPNPERRDRDIRSKLRGSINWLYGNWNATVYGDRVGAVPGVRSHWGLDRLDNPGGCVPFADGGVPDDRAGCTDTDPASPTFGQSTRKYYGRVGPAITWNVNLGYRITPAMKLNLYVNNVFNSTGYNHKDPYKLDYEFYNSRLFSPVGREIAAEYVFDF; this is encoded by the coding sequence GTGCAGATCATTGGCTCGGAGGAAATCCGTGCCCAGGGCTTCACCACCGTCTACGACATGCTCGGCACCCTCAACCAGGCCATCGGCACGGTGGAAGCGGACGTCAGCTGGGGCTCGCATACGCCCAACGCCAGCCCGCTCAACCTGCGCAACCTCGGCCCCAACCGCAGCCTGCTGCTGGTCAATGGCCGCCGCGTCGCGGACTACCCGCTGCCCTACAACGGCCAGAGCAACGTCTCCAACTACAGCAACATCCCGGCCGCCGCAGTGGACCGGGTGGAAGTGCTCACCGGTGGCGCCTCAGCCATCTACGGCTCGGACGCAATTGCCGGGGTGGTCAACGTGATCCTCAAGCAGAACTACAGCGGCGACCAGTTCCGCATGCGCGGCGGCACCTCCACGGAGGGCGGCCGCGACACCGCCGACGTGTCCTGGGCCGGCGGGCGCACCGGCGACAACTGGAGCGTGACCTACGCGCTGCAATACACCAGCCGCGACCCGTTATTTGGCCGCGACCGCCCCCAGATGGACGACGCCAGCGACGCGCCCTACAGCGCCTGGACCACCGAGCAGCGCCGGGTCGGCTTTCGTCCCAGCAGCGGCATTGCGTTGATCGACAACGCCACCGGCACCCGCCAGGCCCCGCCGCCGGGCGCCTGCGACCAGTTCGGCGGTGAGTATTACCTGGCCGACCGGCTGCTCTACAACCGCAATACCGGCGTCACCACCAACACCGGCCAGCTGTGCGGGCTGAGCGCCGACTACGGCCAATGGCTGCTGCGCAGCGGCAGCAAGGACCTGTCCGGGTATCTGTACGGCACCTGGGAGTTCGGCAACGGCGCGCAGGCCTGGACCAACCTGGCGGTGTTCGACTCCGAAGCGCAGTGGGGCACCTCGCCGCCCTACGTGCAGCTCCCGGCCGGGCTGGACTTCCCGGCGTTTTACGACGTCACCAGCGGCCAGCAGCTGATCGGCGTGCGCCAGTTCACCGCCGCCGAAGTCGGCAGCCAGGCCGGCCTGCGCAACCGCAACCGCGAGCGCTCCTGGGACATCAGTGTCGGCCTGCGCGGCACCCTGGCCGACGACCGCTTCGACTGGGAGGCCTCGCTGGGCCGCTCGTACTACCGCGTGCAGGAGCGCATCTCCACGGTGGACTGGCAGCGCGCCAACGCCTATTTCCTGGGCCCGCAGCAGGGCACGGTGGATGGGTTGCCGGCTTACGCGCTGGACCGCACGCGCTGGTGGACCCCGCTGACGCCCGGCCAGTACGCGCAGATCGGCGCGCATTCGGTCAACCGCGCCGCCTCCTGGGTCAACCAAGGCGCGTTGAGCCTGAGCGGCCGTCTGTTCGAGGGCTGGGCCGGGCCGATCGAGTTCGCCGCCGTGGTCGAAGCCGCGCAGCAAGGCTACCGGCTCAACCCGGACCCGCGTGCCAATGTCGATTACGAGGTGCAGAACGTGGACCGCGGCGGCGGCGAGCGCACCCGCTATTCGGGCGGCCTGGAGTTCAGCGTGCCGCTGACCACCACGCTCATCGCCACCCTGGCCGGCCGCTACGACAGGTACGGCGACTACAAAGCCTTCAACGACGACGCCAACCTGCTGAACATCGGCACCCAGAAGGAATCCACCTGGAGCGCCGGCCTGCAATGGCGGCCGATCGATAGCCTGCTGCTGCGCGGCAGCTACGCCACCAGCTTTCGTGCGCCGGACATGCATTACCTGCTCGGCCAGCCCAGCTCGGCGCAGGTGCGCACCCAGGACCAGTATCGCTGCATTGCCAGCGGCGCCTACCAGACCAACAACTGCACCGGCGACAACACCGAGGTGACCTATCCCTTCGCAATCAACCGCCGCGGCACCCCGGACCTGGAATCGGAGCTGGGCAACTCGTGGACGGTGGGCTTCGTGTGGGACGCGTTCGAGAATGTCTCTTTCACCGCCGACTACTGGCGCATCCACCTGAACGAGGAAATCCGCGACATCGACGAGACCACCATCCTGCGCGACGAAGCCGGCTGCCGCACCGGGCTGACCATCACTCCCGGGCAGGCCTGGTCCAACCCAGGTGGCGCCGACTACTGCGCCTCGATCCTGGCGCGTGTGCAGCGCAACGCCGCCGGTGCCATCACCGCCATCGAGCGCGGCCCGATCAACCTGGCCCAACGCGATGTCAGCGGCATCGACCTGTCGGCGCGCTACCAGCTCAAAACCGGCGTCGGCGATTTCCAGCTGGGGCTCGACTACACCAACCTGCGTTCGATGCGCGAGCAGACCTACCGCACCGACCCCAACCCCGAGCGCCGCGACCGCGACATCCGCAGCAAGCTGCGCGGCAGCATCAACTGGCTGTACGGCAACTGGAACGCCACCGTCTACGGCGACCGGGTCGGCGCGGTGCCCGGCGTGCGCTCGCACTGGGGCCTGGACCGGTTGGACAACCCCGGTGGCTGCGTGCCGTTCGCCGATGGCGGTGTGCCCGACGACCGCGCCGGCTGCACCGACACCGATCCGGCCAGCCCCACCTTCGGCCAGAGCACGCGCAAGTACTACGGCCGCGTCGGCCCGGCGATCACCTGGAACGTCAATCTCGGCTACCGCATCACCCCGGCGATGAAACTCAACCTCTACGTCAACAACGTCTTCAACAGCACCGGCTACAACCACAAGGACCCGTACAAGCTTGATTACGAGTTCTACAACAGCCGCCTGTTCAGCCCGGTCGGCCGCGAGATCGCGGCAGAATACGTGTTCGATTTTTGA